The following is a genomic window from Patagioenas fasciata isolate bPatFas1 chromosome 1, bPatFas1.hap1, whole genome shotgun sequence.
TCTGGCAGACTGAGCCTGAAGTGCACTTTATTTCCCTTTAATTTAACAGCTCCAGCAGCTTTTCCAGTTAAATCGACTGTTCATTATTGAGCCCATTTATGAAGGGCTGTGCAGTGCAGTTTAATGAATCCCTGGCACAAAGCTCCCTTTCAGGGTAAGGAAAGAATAGCAGCCTATTTAGGTCCTGTAGGGCTGTATGTCAAAGGCTGCCTATAATACTTGTCAGGGAAGGGCAGAAATTCCCACTGATATAAGAATGTGCAAGAAATCAACTTTCACAACCAACTCGCCGATTAAGACGCGATCAGGAAATGAGAGTGTAGATTGCAAACGGTGACACCTGTTTGGGCAGCCAGATTTTCCCATAACTTGATAACCATATGGGCTGTACAACCGGgcagggaaaaaacccaacctcctccctcccctcttgtAGAGATTTTCTTACTTTCATGCCGCCTTCCCGACGCTGCAGTGAAAGGATAAGGGGTGAATTGCAAGGGCTGGGCTCGGTGCTGGGTTTGGTTTGCCTTCCCCAAGGGAAGGTTTTGCAAGTGATCATCagatcatggaatggtttgggttggaagggcccttcaaagcTCATCAAAGCtcagccatgagcagggacatcttcacccagctcaggttgctcagagccccgtccagcctggcctgggatgtctccagggatggggcatccaccacctctctggccaacctgggacagggttttacctccctcagtgtaaaaaatttcttcctcgtgtcagtgctgaatctcccctcttttagtgaCGGGGCACAGCATGAGATGTTTCCTTTAGGCTGGATCCTGGTGGGATCCTGTCCCTGCATTGCAGAGAAACACAGAATGATAGATCTTGGGCACTGAGACAGGTGGTCCCACGAGCATCAGGAGGGTGGATCCACCTTCTGCAACCTTCTTTGGTGAGGAGCTGCTCCACAAAAGTGCTGTCACTGTAATGTGGTCCTCAGCTGTGCAAGGCTTTCTTGTTTGCATCAGCTGCTCTCTCCTTTCAGGCCCACTTGATCTGCAAGAATAACAAATGGATCTTCTTGTGTAGGGCTTGATCGCGTGGCTAGGAGCTCAGTTTGTGGCTCATGCAAAACATCAGCGAGCACGGTGTGTCCCTGCTCCCTTTGATTCACAGGGTGACTGTGCTGCTGTTCCCTCTAAAGAAGCCAAGCTTGATGCCAAGGGCATCATTCTGGAAAGCCTTGGTTTAATCCCCAGAGCTGGTCAAGACACTGCTACCTATCAtgagcaaagaaacaaaaccagataaATTCCCTGCACAAAGTGGGCAAGAAAATAGCAGTAGAGCCCTTGGAGCCCCTTGCGAGCACTGGACACTGTCCTGTGGGATGGAGATTTGGAGCATGGGAAGCACTTCTGCAGCCACCTCACCTACCTGGGTCTAATGGGGCGAGAGTGGAGGGACCAGGACATCTGGTCCCAGCATTTACCTGAGGTTTGGGTTATTTTGTGGGTCTAATCCCAGAACTCCCTGGACATCAGACCTTGCCTCGCTGGAGGGGTGTGCGAGCCAAACTGCACAGGCTGAGCGTCGTCATCCTGAAAGAGCACAGGCAGAAGACAAGCATTGGTTTGTAGAGCTGCTGTGAGAGGCGTTTTGCGGGAATAACCAAACCGCTATTTCCTTGgaaaaattcagtttctttgcaAGTTGTGGGCATCATGTGGTTTAGCAAATTTCCCTCCGGGCATTGCCCAACTTGGGGTAATCAGCTCTGCTTGAGAGAACACGGAGAATAAGCATGTTTAATGCAATTATGAAAGCTTTCTAAATCTCCATGTCTGCTTGAGAATATGTAAATTTGGCTGCTTAGcacaactgaatgcaaactttccTTTGCATGCCTGACAATTGTTTTAATACTCTCCAATTTTTAGGAGGTAATAAAGTCTCCCGCTAAACCGTAGCTGAGCTCTCAAAGCTGTTTAATTGAATGAATTCAGCCTTACAGAAGTGAAGCCAGGactttcagcttttttttcttttctctaagcCACCGGATATTTAGCCGCTCTGCATATAACACCACCCAGCCTCATTAACAACCCTCTTTAGACAGGCTATGAAATATTACCACTACAGCGCTGGAGCAGATACTAACTTGCAGACAACTCAGTGCTCTATTAGAGTCGTTTCATGTTGCTCAGATAAGAAATGGTCCCAAAGCGGCTGCGCTTGCAGTGGCAGACAGTGATGCCCATTTTCTAGACCAATGTGCAGTTTGAAGTGACCTCAGAGTGGGTGCAAAACTATCCAGTGGAACACACCGGGGATACATACGTTGTTCTTTACATTTCCCCATCAATAATggagcttggagcaggctgcaaagcttgacagggcttgacaggaCCTCAGGGTAAAAGCTCAGGTTGCTAATCCGTGTCAGTTGTACTTGAGCTAAGTAGTTTAAATCCACCTCCTATGTAGACATATTCATTCTGGTATGGAGAGATATATAGATTTCCCATAGCCTTCTGCCTACCgtgttttttttgctttgattaCACAGTTGTACCCAGATCAACTCCCCATGTAAGAGACTCTGGGAGGCTCCAGCGGGGTGGGTTTTGCAAGGAGACCCGGTCCAGATGTGCTGGCACCAGAGCCAAGGCTGTGCCTGTGACCATGAGTCTCTGCCTGATGATGGGACCTCCTGAGATGCAGGTGAGAAACCAAGaaaatcagcatttttatttGGCAGAGGATTTTGAGCCTTTTTTCCCTCTCATCAAATATGTTTTCTCCTATTTTCTCCTTGCAATACTCGCTTTGCATTCAACAAGTGTGTGAAACCACTGTGAGGTTAATTgggctgatttttctgttttaccaCTAAGCGCAGTCTTAGGaagatgtttcctttttcttctgcaaagttttgggttctcctttttccttccaaCACAAAACTGGTGCATTTCTAAAGAATTGATGCAGATCAAGAAAACTCACCTTACTTCAGTCAAAATCAGGTATGCACCTTTACTCATACTCAGACATAtaaaatcactgaaaataaatCTGGAGCTCAAGGTTTGAGGTTGCTCTACATCGACGTAAAAATTTTCTAATGGAAAATCAACAAAATACGTTCCCCTTCTGCCTCCCCTGAAAAGATAAGATAGTTCCTTCAGGAGCCGTTATCAGTACCTCCGGCAGCCACTTCACCAGTTTTTCTGCCTTCCATATGGAAGATTTATATGGCTGCTTCACTAAATTCGTGCAAGTAAAAATCTTTGGTTTTAACTGAATGCAGCCCAATCGTTTAAAATCTCTATGGGATCAGAGTGTTGGATTTTATCAGGACTTGACCTGAGTGGGAAAATATAATATACTTGGTAACGTGTATACTGACGAACACTTTGTGCCAGCTGAGCATCTGCAGGAGGggagggatggggctgggggcggctgcaggcTGGTGATGGGGATTGCACTGAGcaaatagaatagtttgtgttggaagggaccttcaaagctcatccaatgccacccctgccatgagcagggacatcttcaccagatcaggttgctcagagccccgtccagcctggcctgggatgtctccagggatggggcacccaccacctctctggccaacctgggacagggtttcaccacactcaatgtaaaaaatttcttcctcctgtctggcctgaatctcccctcctttagtttataaCCATCACCTTgttctgttgcaacaggccctgctaaaaagtctgtccccatctttcttacaggccccttttaagtactgaaaggccacaataaggtctccctggagccttctcttctccaggctgaacaaccccagctctctcatcctgtcctcacagcagagctgttccagccctgatGGGGTCCGGGGGATGCTGGTTCAGAGCGGATCTGTGTACCTGCCCGGAGGCTCTGGGTACCTGTCCTGGGGGTGATGCTCGTCCCGCTGCCGCTGTCCCCGGCCGGGGGTGGGCGCACCCGGTTCAGCCCGGCCCCCGGGCGCCCGGCGGGGAGGAGGCGGGGAGGGCCGGGCCAGCCCCGCTGCtgagccctcctcctcctcccccgcccgccgccttttccccgccgccgccgccgcctcccgcccggtGCAGCCCTGCGGAGCTCGGGGCGGCGGCGCCCCGCCGCCGGCCATGGCCGTGCCAGCCGCGCTGCTCAGCCCgcaccacctcctctccttctgcTTCCCCGCCGCCGGCGGTCTCCTGGGCTATGCCGACCTGGAGAAGGGCTAtgagggcggcggcgggggcgacGCGGGGGACTTTAAAGAAGCCACCAGGGACCTGCTGAGCTTCATCGACTCGGCCTCCAGCAACATCAAGCTGGCGCTGGACAAGCCGGTGAAGTCCAAGCGGAAGGTGAACCATCGGAAGTACCTGCAGAAGCAGATCAAGCGCTGCACCGGCATCatcgccgccgccccgccgcccgctcctCCACCGCCTGCCGCCTCCTCCCCGCCCGCCGCTTGCCCCGCCAAGCCCCCGCCGCGCCGAGAGGCCTCGCAGGCGGCCAGCAGCCTCCAGAGCAAGAGCCTGGCCGCCCTCTTCGGCTCCCTGCAGCAGGGCCGGgggccggcgggcggcggcgaggcggcgggaggcggcggcggggcgggcggcggcggggcggcgggcggcccgcGGAAGGTGCCGCTGCGGGACCGCAACCTGCCGCCCTCCTTCTTCACGGAGCCGGCGCTGCCCGCTGCCGCTCGGGGGCCGCCGCCGGGAGccaaggagctggagaagggcGGCGGAGCGGAGGCGGCCGAATTCTTCGAGCTGCTGGGCCCTGAGTACGGCGCGCTGCTGCCCGAGCACGCCGCCCCGCCGGACGCCTTccccgcccgcctgcccgccgaGCTGAGCCTGGAGCACAGTCTCTACGAAGTGCCTCTGCCCGCCGCCCACCACCCGCTGCTGGGCGGGCTGGTCTACCCCGAGCCGCCTTGGAGCCCGGCGGGGCCCTGCAGCCCCCCCAAGAAAGCTCCGGCCGAGGCGCTGCGCCCGCTCTACTCCGGCGGCGGGGAGCCGGCCCCGGGCAGCAGCGAGGAGTCCGGCGGGCACCTGTCGGCGGGGTTCGCCGCCTTCTTCCCCGAGTGCCCGCTGCCCCCGCCGCAGGGCCACTACGAGTACAGCGCCGGCTTCCACCGCGCCGCCTACCCCGGGCTGTAGGGCAGCGCCCGGGGCTCGGCCCGGCACGGTGGGATGCGGGGAGCCCACCCGCGGGGACTTGGCGGACGCTCCGGGGACAGCGGGACCTCCCGCCGCTCACGCGTGGGGCTGAGCgctccgccggccccgccgcgtgtgtgtgtgtgtgcgtgtcccACCCGAAACCACGGCCACGGCTCCCGCAGGACTCAGCTTCGTGCTCCGCCAGTCGCCTCCTCCTGCGGTTTGGGAGCCGCtgcaaataaaatgtgaaatattgGGTTCCTTCAGGTGTTTTTCTAGCGGCCGGTGCCTCCCTTCCCTTAGCCTTCCATAGGGGTCAGGTTTTGTCCTGCTGTAGGCAGCTCGGTGTGTGTGTTCTACGGGACACTGCGACGGGGGCTGCGCTTCTTGAAGGCAGCCGCGACCACTTGTAAATGATCTCAGTCTAAAAGTAAAACTCCGTCAACTCTTGCGTTGCACTGGAGGTTTTTCCCAGGCTCGCTTGCATCGCAAGTGCTGGTGGATGTTCCGCTGAACACATAAAAGGCGAGGAAAAAAATTCGActgaagcaaaattaaaaatgctgctACCAAAACTTAGTGTCCTGAAATTTAACAATGTCTTGCAGGATCTTGCAAACAGCAATTTACGGCGATACGTAAGTTAATTGACGGCATAAGTTCGGGACAACAATGTACTGTAGCCACTGCACCGATGTGATTCCTGCAGACGGTTGGATTTCTTCCAGGAATGTGTCAAAGCTCGGAAGGCAACGCGGCTCGGTCTCATTGTGTACAGGAGATTATTTGATAATCATTTAAGTTATGTAAAAGAGTGTATGATAGGTCCTACAAAAATAAAGCTACACAATAGATCTAAGATCTGTGGTTGTTACTGCCGTTGAAATGCAGCGTTCAGGGGGCTTTCACTGCGCCTCCATCCTCTGTAATGGTTTCTTGGCAGGAGTTAAGACAGgcagtggtttttgttttccctaaaatcttttgaaatgctgtattttatcCCCAGTGCCGTATTCTATCCACAGCGACCCGTGCTTGTTTTGCCTTCATTTGTACCGGCTGTTCCTTTAACTTACTAGAAAGAAGGGAATGATAATACGTGACAAAGCCAAGGGATGAAAATGGTTACAGTTATGAAAACAGATCAAAATAGTCAGAGGTTTCCTATTGAGATGCAAGTCTTAAAAGGCAATCCCACAGCCTGGCGCCCCGCCAGCCCCAAGCggattgtttgtttttgaaacagGATCCACATACGGATCAGCCCAAGGTTTTACCCTCAGTGGCGACAAATCCTTGTGCTTTCTATCTTTTAAAAGATAATCTGAAAGGTAAAACAGTTTTCTTCATTCATCAACACAGATTTAACTTTTCGGAGATTTAGGATCAAGCTGTTGGGATGTGTGGAGAAGTAATGCAAGATCTTCTGGAAATAAAACATGAGAGACTTTGTTTTGGAAATGGGCTTTAATTTTAATCAGCGAGGGCTGTAACCTGTGCTGCCTCTTTCCTTCCCAAAACCTGCCCAGGGTCTCCTTTCCGTATGGAAAGGACCCACCATGGATAAATGCCCACAACTCTCCAGCATCTAAAAGCTGAAGGCTGTTAAGGAAAAGCAATTTTTGCGTGTAATTTTGCAGTAGTTTATTTAACTAAGCTTCACAAGAGCGTGCGTGAGGAACAATGGGCATACGATCCGGCCAAGGTAGCTACAAATTCGGTTAATCCTGCCCCGCTGCTGGTTTCGATGACGGGACCATGTCCTGCTCTGAACTCGGTGCTGCCTTCTTCACGCTGGCAAACCTCCCGGTGCAGAGCTCGTGGGTTTGCATTTGCAAGCAGCGCACCGCCAGGTCCAAGCAGAGCTTGTGTAAAACTAAGTTTTAGATCATCTAGACAAGAGCAGCTGGGGGgttatttcagttggagacatttgttttg
Proteins encoded in this region:
- the FAM181B gene encoding protein FAM181B, which codes for MAVPAALLSPHHLLSFCFPAAGGLLGYADLEKGYEGGGGGDAGDFKEATRDLLSFIDSASSNIKLALDKPVKSKRKVNHRKYLQKQIKRCTGIIAAAPPPAPPPPAASSPPAACPAKPPPRREASQAASSLQSKSLAALFGSLQQGRGPAGGGEAAGGGGGAGGGGAAGGPRKVPLRDRNLPPSFFTEPALPAAARGPPPGAKELEKGGGAEAAEFFELLGPEYGALLPEHAAPPDAFPARLPAELSLEHSLYEVPLPAAHHPLLGGLVYPEPPWSPAGPCSPPKKAPAEALRPLYSGGGEPAPGSSEESGGHLSAGFAAFFPECPLPPPQGHYEYSAGFHRAAYPGL